In a genomic window of Styela clava chromosome 11, kaStyClav1.hap1.2, whole genome shotgun sequence:
- the LOC120347982 gene encoding uncharacterized protein LOC120347982, translating to MSKEDKYALQLMEDSVEIVDGHYQLPLPWKPGCPDLPDNRSVAMKRLKYIERKLKSDPVLEKKYCDTMEKYISLGFAKRIPNEYKVGRKGAVWYLPHHPVFSEQKPGKVRVVFDAASRCMNTSLKDQLLRGPDSANSLLGTLLRFRQPEIAIVADIEAMFHQVKVHPKDWNVLRFMWWPGGDLSQDPSEYFMVRHIFGSVSSPFCANWSLKKTAQDHQDEFDENVVKGVERNFYVDDYLNGSSTVNQGIHIVRETNKLLEKKGFHLAK from the coding sequence ATGTCTAAGGAAGACAAATACGCATTGCAATTGATGGAAGATTCAGTTGAGATCGTGGACGGACATTATCAGTTACCATTGCCATGGAAGCCAGGATGTCCTGATTTGCCAGACAATCGAAGTGTTGCGATGAAACGCTTAAAGTACATTGAACGAAAATTGAAGAGTGATCCTGTTTTGGAAAAGAAGTACTGTGATACTATGGAGAAATATATTAGTCTTGGATTTGCAAAACGTATCCCGAATGAATATAAAGTTGGCCGTAAAGGTGCAGTTTGGTACTTGCCTCATCACCCTGTGTTTTCTGAACAAAAGCCAGGCAAGGTACGCGTTGTCTTTGACGCTGCATCACGTTGTATGAATACTTCCTTGAAAGACCAACTATTGAGAGGCCCGGATTCGGCAAATTCTCTACTTGGAACTCTTCTCCGCTTTAGACAACCAGAAATAGCTATTGTGGCTGACATCGAAGCAATGTTCCATCAGGTGAAAGTGCACCCGAAGGATTGGAATGTATTGCGATTTATGTGGTGGCCTGGAGGTGATTTGTCACAGGATCCATCAGAATATTTTATGGTCAGGCACATATTTGGTAGCGTCTCATCTCCATTTTGTGCTAATTGGAGTCTGAAGAAGACAGCTCAAGATCATCAAGATGAATTTGACGAAAATGTTGTCAAAGGAGTTGAGCGAAATTTTTATGTTGATGATTACCTGAATGGCTCATCTACTGTAAACCAGGGAATTCATATTGTTCGAGAAACGAATAAATTGCTGGAGAAAAAAGGATTTCATCTAGCAAAGTGA
- the LOC120347425 gene encoding peroxisomal sarcosine oxidase-like isoform X1 yields MDADVIVVGGGVVGLWTAYHLNAKGVKSILFEQFPYPHTRGSSHGQSRITRTSYIDKEYASLMPEAHRRWRELEKQSGRKLLIDTGLVTLWDARQSMNEFNCMLSNLKKLGVSHEILSGKDLAKRHPGFSEKLQYTGILESDAGLLRADNCTAALRDWYTSHGGELHDSDPVLHLDVINDSRIEVKTSVKTYLCKSVVLTCGPYINSILSTVNLKLPVQTKRILVHYWKDETTSSNYSLANNFPEVILMLKGGETYSLPSYEYPGLMKICYHGGSTVDPKARDSEITYDIDDKNDRVQHLKEIISETFPGIDSSSPAIEEICMYTGTPDSKFILDFHPNHTNVVIGAGFSGHGFKTSPSVGHILANMAVGQKTSYKLEPFSMKRFKNISKL; encoded by the exons ATGGACGCTGATGTGATAGTTGTTGGTGGGGGAGTGGTAGGTTTATGGACTGCTTATCATCTCAATGCAAAGGGTGTAAAATCTATACTCTTTGAACAG TTCCCATATCCTCACACAAGAGGAAGTTCACATGGCCAATCAAGAATCACAAGAACATCATATATTGATAAAGAGTATGCTTCACTCATGCCTGAAGCCCACAGAAGATGGAGAGAATTAGAAAAACAGAGTGGTCGAAAACTACTGAT AGACACCGGACTTGTAACACTGTGGGATGCTAGACAAAGTATGAATGAATTCAATTGCATGCTGAGCAATCTAAAAAAACTTGGTGTATCTCATGAGATCCTCTCCGGGAAGGATTTGGCAAAACGTCATCCTGGTTTCTCTGAGAAGCTTCAATATACCGGAATATTGGAAAGCGATGCTGGTTTGCTTCGGGCAGATAATTGTACTGCTGCCTTGCGA GATTGGTATACATCACATGGTGGTGAACTGCATGATAGTGATCCTGTGCTACATTTGGATGTAATCAATGATTCCAGAATCGAAGTCAAAACATCAGTGAAAACTTATCTTTGTAAATCAGTTGTATTGACTTGTGGACCTTATATCAATAGTATTTTATCAACTGTCAATTTAAAACTTCCAGTACAG ACGAAACGTATCCTCGTACACTACTGGAAAGATGAAACTACATCTTCTAATTATTCCCTCGCAAATAATTTTCCTGAAGTAATTCTGATGTTAAAAGGGGGAGAAACGTACTCACTTCCATCGTATGAATACCCAGGTTTAATGAAA aTATGCTATCATGGTGGATCTACTGTTGATCCAAAAGCAAGAGATTCTGAAATAACTTATGATATTGATGACAAAAATGATCGTGTACAACATCTGAAAGAGATAATTAGTGAAACCTTCCCTGGGATTGATTCATCCTCACCTGCTATTGAAGAAATCTGCATGTATACA GGAACGCCCgactcaaaatttattttggatttCCATCCGAATCACACAAATGTTGTTATTGGTGCTGGATTTTCAG GTCATGGTTTCAAAACATCACCTTCAGTCGGTCATATTCTTGCAAACATGGCAGTTGGGCAGAAAACTTCATATAAATTGGAACCGTTTTCAATGaaaagattcaaaaatatttcaaaattgtga
- the LOC120347425 gene encoding peroxisomal sarcosine oxidase-like isoform X2: protein MPEAHRRWRELEKQSGRKLLIDTGLVTLWDARQSMNEFNCMLSNLKKLGVSHEILSGKDLAKRHPGFSEKLQYTGILESDAGLLRADNCTAALRDWYTSHGGELHDSDPVLHLDVINDSRIEVKTSVKTYLCKSVVLTCGPYINSILSTVNLKLPVQTKRILVHYWKDETTSSNYSLANNFPEVILMLKGGETYSLPSYEYPGLMKICYHGGSTVDPKARDSEITYDIDDKNDRVQHLKEIISETFPGIDSSSPAIEEICMYTGTPDSKFILDFHPNHTNVVIGAGFSGHGFKTSPSVGHILANMAVGQKTSYKLEPFSMKRFKNISKL from the exons ATGCCTGAAGCCCACAGAAGATGGAGAGAATTAGAAAAACAGAGTGGTCGAAAACTACTGAT AGACACCGGACTTGTAACACTGTGGGATGCTAGACAAAGTATGAATGAATTCAATTGCATGCTGAGCAATCTAAAAAAACTTGGTGTATCTCATGAGATCCTCTCCGGGAAGGATTTGGCAAAACGTCATCCTGGTTTCTCTGAGAAGCTTCAATATACCGGAATATTGGAAAGCGATGCTGGTTTGCTTCGGGCAGATAATTGTACTGCTGCCTTGCGA GATTGGTATACATCACATGGTGGTGAACTGCATGATAGTGATCCTGTGCTACATTTGGATGTAATCAATGATTCCAGAATCGAAGTCAAAACATCAGTGAAAACTTATCTTTGTAAATCAGTTGTATTGACTTGTGGACCTTATATCAATAGTATTTTATCAACTGTCAATTTAAAACTTCCAGTACAG ACGAAACGTATCCTCGTACACTACTGGAAAGATGAAACTACATCTTCTAATTATTCCCTCGCAAATAATTTTCCTGAAGTAATTCTGATGTTAAAAGGGGGAGAAACGTACTCACTTCCATCGTATGAATACCCAGGTTTAATGAAA aTATGCTATCATGGTGGATCTACTGTTGATCCAAAAGCAAGAGATTCTGAAATAACTTATGATATTGATGACAAAAATGATCGTGTACAACATCTGAAAGAGATAATTAGTGAAACCTTCCCTGGGATTGATTCATCCTCACCTGCTATTGAAGAAATCTGCATGTATACA GGAACGCCCgactcaaaatttattttggatttCCATCCGAATCACACAAATGTTGTTATTGGTGCTGGATTTTCAG GTCATGGTTTCAAAACATCACCTTCAGTCGGTCATATTCTTGCAAACATGGCAGTTGGGCAGAAAACTTCATATAAATTGGAACCGTTTTCAATGaaaagattcaaaaatatttcaaaattgtga
- the LOC120347980 gene encoding uncharacterized protein LOC120347980, giving the protein MGIVAPVILKARILMQQLCRNNYGWDDEISNSENLLWNRWLEDIPGLENIFMQRCFAPSGFGNIVTRQIHHFADGSAVAYGTVSYLRLINEDGKIHVAFLLGKARLAPIKTVSIPRLELTAAALAVKLDLFLRRELDFEEKESMFWTDSTSVLLSINNTSRRFPTFVANRLAKIEEGSNALQWRYVPTDLNPADDASRGLSVQSLMDERWLKGPSFLQEQEEYWPKPPVQLPELPDKFVRCKPRVVAKYVSEFALKPMDKFISYFSTWYKLKKASAWMIRFKKYLHKKKKNYKCNEKLEVEELRVAGDDILKYIQRQEFGEVIDALQKANHRSTSGKQVLKRLKIANFLHKLNPIMKDGFIKVGGRLRNAPVDFDVKHPIILPHKHHVTEMIIREHHVSTHHSGMGSTWASLRQRFWIVKGGAMVKSVIGKCMFCRRRSSPVSKQIMADLPKERVTPVERPFSYVGVDYFGHLLVKQGRNTVKRWGCIFTCMTTRAVHLEVAYSMDADSFINALRRFIARRSRPFKFICDNGSNFVAANKILR; this is encoded by the coding sequence ATGGGAATAGTGGCACCTGTAATACTAAAGGCAAGGATATTGATGCAGCAGTTATGTCGAAATAATTATGGATGGGACGATGAAATATCGAATAGTGAAAATTTATTGTGGAACAGATGGCTCGAAGATATTCCTGGGCTTGAGAATATATTCATGCAAAGATGTTTTGCGCCTTCTGGTTTTGGCAATATTGTGACTCGTCAAATACACCATTTTGCAGATGGCTCTGCAGTTGCCTATGGGACTGTATCGTATTTGCGACTAATCAATGAAGATGGAAAGATTCATGTTGCGTTTCTTTTAGGAAAAGCTCGACTTGCACCCATCAAAACTGTTTCAATACCACGGCTGGAGTTGACTGCTGCCGCTCTTGCAGTCAAATTAGATTTATTCCTGAGACGTGAATTAGACTTCGAAGAAAAAGAGTCGATGTTTTGGACAGACTCAACTTCCGTGCTTTTGAGTATTAATAATACATCACGAAGATTTCCAACATTTGTGGCAAATCGACTTGCAAAGATTGAAGAGGGATCGAATGCTTTGCAGTGGAGATATGTACCTACAGATTTGAATCCGGCAGACGATGCATCCAGAGGGTTGTCGGTACAATCGTTGATGGATGAACGATGGCTGAAGGGACCATCATTTCTCCAAGAGCAAGAGGAATATTGGCCTAAACCGCCAGTACAGTTACCTGAGCTTCCTGATAAATTTGTAAGATGCAAGCCACGGGTTGTTGCGAAATATGTTTCTGAGTTTGCTTTGAAGCCAATggataaattcatttcatatttctcaacatggtataaattgaaaaaggcAAGTGCATGGatgattcgattcaaaaaataCCTTCAtaagaagaagaagaattatAAGTGCAATGAGAAACTTGAAGTTGAAGAATTGCGAGTTGCTGGAGACGACATTTTGAAATACATACAGAGACAAGAATTTGGCGAAGTTATTGATGCCCTGCAGAAAGCCAATCACAGAAGTACATCTGGAAAACAAGTACTTAAGAGATTGAAGATTGCAAATTTCCTGCATAAACTCAATCCGATTATGAAAGATGGCTTCATCAAAGTTGGTGGGAGATTGAGAAATGCACCGGTTGATTTTGATGTTAAACATCCGATTATACTCCCACATAAACATCATGTAACTGAGATGATTATAAGAGAACATCATGTATCTACACATCATTCTGGTATGGGGAGTACATGGGCTTCTCTGAGACAACGATTTTGGATTGTTAAAGGAGGCGCTATGGTGAAATCTGTTATCGGAAAATGCATGTTTTGTCGAAGAAGAAGTTCACCTGTGAGTAAACAGATTATGGCAGATCTTCCGAAAGAAAGAGTCACACCAGTTGAAAGACCATTTTCGTATGTTGGAGTGGACTACTTTGGACATTTGCTTGTGAAGCAAGGACGAAATACTGTCAAGAGGTGGGGCTGTATATTTACATGCATGACAACTCGTGCCGTACACTTGGAAGTTGCATACTCGATGGATGCAGATTCATTCATAAATGCGTTAAGAAGATTTATTGCACGTAGAAGTAGACCATTCAAGTTCATCTGTGACAACGGTAGTAACTTCGTTGCAGCAAATAAAATCCTACGTTAG